A stretch of DNA from Brevibacillus ruminantium:
ACTGACCTCTTCCCTGCTCGCCACCTGATAGCGCTCCTTATTTTGCGTCATCTCGGAAGCGCGCTTGAACGAGAGGGTATGAACTGTCAGGGAAGCCGGCATCAGCTTTTCCACTTCCCGCAGGCTGTGCTCCCATTCGCGCATCCCTTCGTTTGGCAATCCGATGATCAAGTCCATATTGATATTGGTCAGACCCATCTCCATTGCCAGGTGATATTTTTCAATTGTTTCCTCCACCGTGTGATGACGTCCGATGGCCTGCAGCGTTTCCTGAGTAAAGGATTGTGGATTGATGCTGATCCGGTCCACTTCCCAGCGTTTCATCACATCCAGTTTTTCCGGGGTGATGGTGTCGGGTCTGCCAGCCTCCACAGTCAGTTCACGAACACGATCCATATGCGGAAAGGTGCGGTTCATGGTTTGAAACAACTGATCCATATCGTCAGCGGTGATACTGGTGGGCGTTCCCCCGCCAAAGTAGATCGAAGTGATCCGCATATCCCGCTCCGTCAACCACTCGCCCAGGCGTTCGATTTCATAATGAAGCCCCTCCAGAAAGGGGTTCACTGATGCCGTATGGCTGCGGATGGCGTACGCCGGAAAGGTGCAATACGCGCATTTGGTCGGACAAAAAGGGATGCCGATATAAACGGAGAGCTCCCGATCAATTTCATAGAAATCGGGAACCACACGCAGTTGTCTGTCGATGATTTGCTGAAGCAATTCAATTTTATAGGGGCGCACCATGTAATCCTGCTGGAGGCGGCGATGAACCGCTTCCCGAGGTTCTCCTGAAGACAGAAGCTGGTGCATCAGCTTGGTGGGGCGGATGCCGGTCAATACTCCCCAGCCCTGCTCCATCCCGGTCAGCTCTTCGAGAAGCAGCAACAAAACATAGCTGACGGCCCGCTTGGCAACCTTTCGTTGCTCCTTTTCCTCAAAAACGGTATAGATACGCTCCGTCTCCTTCTGGATGCGTCTCTCCCCTGTCAGAAGCTCTCCCCGCGCGTAAACACCGCTTTCACGCTCCTCCAGGACGAGACTGATGCACAGGCCCTCTGCCGCTTTCCACTCGGATACGTAGGCAATCTGTGGCTCTTCATAAAACAAGGCGAGAATCAAACCGATTTCCCGCTCAAATTGATGTCCTTGACTTTTCACCTGAATCATGGGTTCACCTGCTTTTTACGTTTGCCCTTTCATCTTATCTGACCGAAGTGGCAGGGTCAACAAGGCAGAACCTGAGGCGAAACCTTGCGAGCTGAACCTGCAGGCTGAACTTATCGGCGAATCCTTTTTCTCAGCTCCTGAACATCTCTCACGCTGATGTGAAACTCCCTTGACATCTCCACGTCATTTAATGTCGCTTCCTTCTCCAGAAAATCATGAAAATCAACGGAAAACAGTCGTCTGTTTGTTTCCTGAGCAAATGCTTCCTTTCTGGATTGTCGCACCCGTTCTCCTCCTTTTTCGATCACGCTGTTCTCTAGTATGACCCGCTGATCACGAAAGAATAAGGGAGGCTTATTGGGACAGAGATCGGGAAACGCTAAAAAATTGGAAAATAAAAAAGAAGTTTGTCGGAAGATGCAGGAAAATGAGAGAGCGAAGGCGAAAGAAGACTTTTGGTAATTTCATGTAAACTCAACGTGTGATCAATACAAGGTGGAAAGGGTGTCATCTCGTGATTTTTCGTAAACAGCTCCTGCGGACACTCCTTGCTGTGGCATTTGCCTTCAGCATTCCGGCTGCAACCGTTTGGGCTGCCGGCTCTGTTCAAGTAAAAGTAGACGATATGAACGTACGATCCGGTCCCAGCACACAGGATCAGGTCGTAACGACATTGCCTGTCAATACAGTGTTGCCCGTGATTTCCGAAAAAGGGGATTGGATCAACGTAAAACTGCCCAATGGCAAAACAGGCTGGGTCGCCGGCTGGCTGGTTACCAAAACAGCAGCGCAACCCACCCCCGCGCAAGCTCCCAAGCCGCAAATTGAGAGCAAAACAGATAATCTCAATGTCCGCTCAGGTCCTGGTCAAAACTTCCCGGTGGTTCAGACCATCAACCCCGGGACCAAATTCACGGTGCTGGAGCGTAATGGCGAATGGATTTCCATTCAATTATCGGCGAGTACAAAAGGTTGGGTAGCAGGATGGCTCGTTACGGAGCACAACGCTGGAAATGCTGCCGGTCATCAGGCACCCTCCACTGGAACACCTGCTGCACCGCCTTCAGCAACACCACCAGCCGTGCCGACAGCACCTGGGGGATCGTCCGCTACCGGACAAGCTGGCAATGCCGGCAATTTACTGACACTGGAAGACAATCCATATGTTTATCCGGCACCGGACCTTTCTTTGCCTGCCATCGGTCAGCTTCACTCCGGCATGAATATCACCGTGACCAGCAAACAAAACGGCTGGATTCAATTTCCCTACGAAGGCATCCAGGCATGGATCCCGCAGCCGGGAACAGGTTCAGCTCCATCTTCAGGCAATAATCCTGGCACTCCTGCCCCGGATATCATCGATGGACATGGCAACAGTGGCGATTCGCCGATATCGCCTGCTGCCCCGGCGCAGCCTGAAAAGCCGACCGCTATCGTTCAGACAGACGATTTGAACCTTCGTGCGGAGTCAAATACAGCCAGTGCGGTACTGGGGACGTTGAAAGCCGGTACTACATTGAATATCCTGGAAAAACAGACAGATTGGTACAAGGTCCAGACGCCAGACGGAAAAACGGGCTGGGTCGCTGGCTGGCTGGTCACGGTCAAACAACCCGAAATGCCAGCACCGCCGGGACCCCACATCGCTGTGGTGAATCCCGATACCAACGTACGTTCAGGTCCCGGGACTGAACATGAAATCATCAAACAGATGCAGCCAGGTGAAAAATACCCCATCGCCAAACGCGAGGGTGATTGGTTCCAGCTCACCTTCACAGACGGTTCAACCGGTTATGTAGCAGGGTGGCTCGTCTCTGCGGTCGGTGTTCCGGCAATTGTAAAGTCAAATGAGCTGGTCGGCAAAGTGATTGTCGTAGACCCGGGCCATGGGGGCAGTGACAACGGAGCAACCGGTTCCAGCTTTTCCACTCTGGAAAAAACGGTGAACCTGCAGGTTGGGATGATTCTGCGGCACAAGCTGGAGGCTGCTGGGGCAAAAGTCATCATGACGCGAAGTGACGACCGGAAGCTGACCCTGCAACAGCGTGTGGATGTAGCGATACAAAATAATGCCGACATTTTTGTCAGCATTCACCACAACACCCATCCCAATTCGGCCACAAATGGAACGATCATTTTCCACTACAACCGGGGGAATTCAGGAAAACTGGCCTCGCTTGTGCAAAATGAGGTTGTAAAAGCGACGAGCTACAAAGACTTGCAGGCCCGTTTTGGGGACTATTACGTACTGCGGGAAAACACGGTAACCTCTATACTGGCTGAGATCGGCTTCCTCTCCAACTACAATGAGGAAATCAAGCTCCGGTCCGAAAAACAGCAAGAGCTTGCTGCTGAGGGTTTGTTCAAAGGAATCCTTCAGTACTTCTCTTCTTTGAATACCAACGGCGGTTGACCAACCGATCCCTCGTCTTACTCTTCAGAGTGGACGAGGGACTTTTTTATTTATCATCTTTTTTTATCTCCACACCTCGCGAAAGACTCGTAGAAGATTGTTGCCCATGATGCGCTCGATTGCATCGTCTTTATATCCCCGCTTCATCAAGCCGATAGCAATATTCGGCACTTGTTCATGTCCTTTGATGACGTCAAAAGGCTTGCGAGGAAAGGCCGCCAAACTTTCCGGGGAGACGTACTTCAAAAACTCGTCCGTTATGTCAAGTCCGAGACTGACATGCTCCAGCCCTACCAGCTTGACGATATGATCCACATGATCCAAAAGATGCTCCAGATCGGCCTCCTCATCTTTCTCGGATACAAAGAAATTGACCGCGTTCATGCCGATCACGCCATTTCTTTCTGCGAGAGCCCTTATCTGTTCATTGGACAGATTGCGCATCGAAGCTGCCAGAGCTCTACAGTTGGAATGGGAGGCAATCACAGGCTTTTTCGCGATTTTCATAACATCCCAGAAGCCCTCGTCATTCAGGTGGCTGACATCGACGACCATCCCCAATGCTTCTGCTTCTTCAACAAGCTGAATGCCAAAATCGGTAATCCCGCCCTTTTGACCCTCGCGGACAGGAGAAAAGTGGCTGCCATCCCCGGCAAAATTGCGCCTGCTCCACACAAGTCCGATCAGCCTTACACCCAGCTCGTAAAAAATACGAAGCATGCTTAGATCGTTAAACAGCGGCTCTACCCCTTCGAGCGAGAGGACAAACCCCACCTTGCCCTCCTGCTTCGCCTTGATCAGGTCATCTGTCGTTTTGCAGACGAGAATTTTATCGGGGGATTCGTCCATTTCTGCGTACAGGGCACTAATTTGCTGTAGTGCCTTTCGCAGACCCATTTCCGGCAAAAAAGCGCTGTCAACAAAGATCGCCGAGACGACGGAATCAACTCCACCGTCACGAAACTGAGGTAAATACAAGGACTCAATCACTTTCCGTCTGCCGTGTTGCCGCTGAATGGCAACGTCCATTAGAAGATCAAAATGACCGTCAATTACAAGCGTCATGTGAATCCTCCCCCTTTCAGAGTTGCCGGCTCAAAGCCGCTGCTCTGAAAAAATGTATTTGCTTCGATTCCTGCAGTCTTTTCGTTATTCGACGAACACATCGTGATTGGCATAGAATTGTTCCAGCCCATGCAGACGAGCACGCACTCCATCCGGGTCCTTCATCATAACGCCCAGGATCACAGCATGAAGCAGACTGATGACAGATGACATCGTATCAATGCCCGTATGAAGAACGAATTTGGCTTCTGTTGTCAGGGTTATGTCAGAGATCAGACCAACCGGGGACAGAACGCGATCTGTAACGGAAATCAGCGTGGCCCCTCTCTTTTTGGCGCTTTCCGCAATTTGCAAGGTTCCTTTGGAATAACGGGGAAACGAAATGGCCAGTGTCACAGATTGTTCCCCTAAATTGAACAGCTTCTCATAGTTGTCGCCGCTAAAAGGACAGAGATGAACGTTCTTTCGCAAGTTGCCCAGCGTAAAAGCAAACCAGTGGGCTGCGGAAAAAGATGCCCGGTTGCCAACTACCAAGACATGGTCTGCTTTGATCATGGCCTCTGCCGTTTTCCAGATATCCTCTACGTTCATCTGCTTCAAGGTTTGCTGCAGAATAAAGATGTCATTCTCAAAAACCTGGGCAAAGGGATTCGTTTCTTCAGACGTCGTGGTGTTCTCTGGAAGGTTTTTGGCATAAGAATGACTGGTGCTTTGCAGAAACTGCTGCTGGATTCTGTCTTGCATTTCGGAGAAGCTGCTGAATCCCAGTGCGTATGACAAACGGATCACAGTCGTCTCACTCACCTCTACTTCACGGCCAAGCTGTACGGCTGTACTGAAGGCTGCCTTTTCCAGATGACTGATCACATGTTCTGCTACTTTTTTCTGTGCTGTAGATAATCCGCTAAATTTTTCTTTTACGAGTTCTTCAAATGTAGTTGATGTCTGCATAAGGCTCTCCTTCAAAAATGATTTCCTTCGGCGATTCTAACATTCTTACGGCTTCGCTCCCGTAACGGCGAGCAGCAGCATCGCTTCCAGCGCCCGTATCAGGACACACCTCCCCATTTCGACTTTAACCTCTTCCCACACACAAAAGCATCTTATCCTTCCCATTTCCATATATTTGAAGGATATACTTCTATTAGATTTATATCACAGAGAAGTTGAAAATGATATATTTTGAAAGAATTTTCAAAAATTGAAATCCGAACGTTCGCATGAAAAAGAGTATCAGTTGCCGTTCACTGATACCCTTTTGCTTCAATATAGCTGCGGGACGTTGTCTACATTCTAATTTATGCGAATTCGCTGCAATAGATACCCCGCCTTGTTTTGTCGACCATTTCTTTAAGTCTCTACAATCAGCGTAACCGGCCCATCATTTAAGAGCCGAACCTCCATCGACGCCCCAAACCGTCCCGTTTCTACGCGCAAGCCTTTTTCACGCAGCTTGGCGTTAAACAGCTCATAGAGCGGCTCTGCATGCTCAGGACGAGCGGCAGCCATGAAATTGGGCCGTCTTCCTTTGCGGCAATCACCGTATAATGTGAACTGGGAAACGGACAGGATTTGCCCCCCCGTATCCAGGACAGAAAGATTCATTTTCTCCTCGCTGTCTTCAAAAATTCGCAGATTGGCTATTTTCTCGGCAGCGAATTCCACGTTTTTTTCTGTATCCTCATGAGTCATCCCGACAAGCAGGACCAGACCGTGGTCAATTTCTCCCACTACTTCACCTGCCACCGTTACGCTTGCTTCCCGGGCACGTTGGACTACCACTCGCACAGCAACAAACCTCCTTGCTTCATCAGAAAAAAGAACACCCGATCTCTTGCGATCAGGTGCTTAAAATCCGTCGTACGGAATAGATATCCTTGATTCGCTTGATACGCTCGACCACTTTTTGCAGGTGGTCTATATTGCTGATGGAGATCGTCATGTGAATGGTCGCGACACGATTTTTGTCCGCTTTGCCGCTGACAGCAGAAATATTGGTTTTGGTTTCTGCCACTACCTGTAGAACATCATTCAGCAGGCCGCTGCGATCCTGACCCGTGATCTCGATATCCACATGGTAATTATGTTTGAAATCGGTGTCCCACTCAACGTCGATCAATCGCTCCATGCATTCGTCTGTCAAGACGTTGGGGCAGTCCTTCCGATGAACTGAAACCCCTCTGCCCCTGGTGATAAATCCAATGATCTGGTCACCAGGGACAGGCGTACAGCAACGCGAAATGCGCACGAGCAGATTGTCTACTCCTTTTACTTTGACACCTGATTCACTCCGCACCACGGTCTGGGTTGGCGAAGGCTTGAATTCAGGCACCGGAGGCGGATTCAGCTCTTCCCGCTCTTTTTTCAGTTTGTCGATCAGCCGGGTGACAATCTGGGATGCCGTTATCCCGCCATAACCGACGGCGGCGAACATATCCTCTTGTCCCTGGAAATTAAAGCGGGCAGCCGCTTCCTTCAGATTGGTCTCGGTCATCGCATCCTTGATTTCGAAGCCTCTGGATTTGATCTCCGATTCGACCATCTGCTGACCCTTGGCGACATTTTCTTCACGCTTTTCCTTTTTGAACCACTGCTTGATTTTATTGCGGGCATGTGCCGATTTGGCGATCTTCAGCCAGTCCTGGCTCGGACCATAGGAATGCTTGGAGGTCAAAATCTCTACGATATCGCCTGTTTTGAGCGCGTAATCCAGCGGCACAATCTTTCCGTTTACTTTAGCGCCGATGGTCCGGTTGCCGACAGCCGAGTGTATCCGGTATGCGAAATCAAGCGGCACGGAGCCTTTTGGCAGCTCGACGACATCGCCTTTTGGGGTAAAGACAAAGACCGTATCGGAAAAGAGATCCTGTTTCAGGGACTCCATAAACTCCTGCGCGTTCGGCGCTTCTTCGGAGCCCCCCTGAATGATCTCCCGCAGGTTTCCCAGCTTTTCCGCAAACGATCCCTGTACGATGCTCCGGCCTTCTTTGTAAGCCCAGTGGGCAGCAATCCCGATCTCCGCTGTCTGGTGCATATCCCACGTCCGAATCTGCACTTCCAACGGCTCTCCTTTCGGCCCAATCACCGTCGTATGAAGCGACTGATACATGTTGGCCTTGGGCATTGCGATGTAATCCTTGAATCTCCCAGGCATCGGCTTCCACAACGTATGCACAATCCCGAGTACGGCATAACAATCGCGGATGTCATTCACGATAATGCGGAGTGCCAGCAGATCGTAGATTTCATTAAACTGCTTGTTTTGCCTGGTCATCTTTTTATAGATGCTGTAAATATGCTTGGGTCGCCCGGAGATTTCCGCTTCGATGTTCAGCTCTTTTAGCTTGTCCTTGATCGTGTCGGCTGCTTCGTTGATGTAGGCTTCCCGCTCCGTCCGTTTTTTCTGCATGAGATTGACGATGCGGTAGTACTGCTGGGGATTAAGGTAGCGCAGTGAGGTATCCTCCAGCTCCCATTTTACAGAGGCAATCCCCAGGCGATGTGCCAGCGGTGCGAAAATCTCCAGTGTCTCGTCGGAGATTTCCCGCTGCTTTTCCTCGGACATATGGCGAAGGGTCCGCATATTGTGCAGACGGTCAGCCAGCTTGATCATGATTACCCGGATATCCTGGGCCATGGCCACCAGCATCTTGCGGTGATTCTCGGCAAGCTGCTCTTCCTTCGACTTGTATTTGATTTTATCGAGCTTTGTCACGCCGTCGACCAACAAAGCTACTTCTCCGCCAAACTCGCTTTGCAGATCTTCCAGCGAAATCTCGGTATCTTCCACCACATCATGTAAAAAACCGGCAGCGATTGTTACCGCATCCATATGCAAACCGGCCAAAATGCCCGCGACGGCGATCGGATGCATGATGTAGGGAACGCCCGATTTCCGCACCTGACCTTCATGTGCCTTCTCTGCCAACTGGTAAGCGCGCGTGATCAGATCCAGATCCGCTTTGGACAAGTAACTGCCTGCTTTTGTGAGTACTTCATTAATGCCGGTGCTCATAGTTCCTTCCCTTATCCTCTCATAAAAAAGCTTCGTCCGAAGCCTTCTCGGAGTTACTGATGCTTTCTTTCCTAAGGCTGCTGCTTCTTCCCTTTCCTACGCGTAAGGGAGGATATGATGAATGATGTCTATTTATCCTATTATCTTGTAAGTCCCCTGTATTGTAAAGGTGATTCTCCAGGGAAAGTATGAAGCCTCCGTCACAAACAAAAAAAACGGGCATCTGCGCCCGTTTTTGCATGATTAATATACCACGAGGGATTTGACTGGAATATCGCCCATTTTTTGGCGTCCTTCCAGGTAGGAAAGCTCGATGAAGAAGGCAGCGCCTACCACGATCCCGCCAAGCTGTTCAATCAGTTTGATCGTAGATGTAATGGTTCCCCCTGTCGCAAGCAGATCGTCTGCAATCAGAACCCGCTGTCCCGGTTGAATCGCATCCACATGGACAGCGAGAGCATCTTTTCCGTATTCCAGATTGTACTCCGCCTTAATCGATTCATAGGGCAATTTTCCAGATTTGCGAATCGGAATAAAGCCAACGCCGAGTGCATACGACAGCGGTGCTCCGACGACGAATCCCCTCGCTTCGGGACCTGCAATCACATCGGCCTGCACTTCTTTGGCAAACGTGGTCAACTCTTCGATCGCAGCTTTATACGCCGGCCCGTCTTTGAGCAAAGTGGTAATGTCCTTGAAACGAATACCTGGTTGTGGAAAATCAGGAATGACGCGAATATACGATTTGAAATCCATGAAACAATTCCTCCTACGAGGTGGCCGCTGCCACCT
This window harbors:
- a CDS encoding coproporphyrinogen III oxidase, whose translation is MIQVKSQGHQFEREIGLILALFYEEPQIAYVSEWKAAEGLCISLVLEERESGVYARGELLTGERRIQKETERIYTVFEEKEQRKVAKRAVSYVLLLLLEELTGMEQGWGVLTGIRPTKLMHQLLSSGEPREAVHRRLQQDYMVRPYKIELLQQIIDRQLRVVPDFYEIDRELSVYIGIPFCPTKCAYCTFPAYAIRSHTASVNPFLEGLHYEIERLGEWLTERDMRITSIYFGGGTPTSITADDMDQLFQTMNRTFPHMDRVRELTVEAGRPDTITPEKLDVMKRWEVDRISINPQSFTQETLQAIGRHHTVEETIEKYHLAMEMGLTNINMDLIIGLPNEGMREWEHSLREVEKLMPASLTVHTLSFKRASEMTQNKERYQVASREEVSQMMELATTWTRAHGYDPYYLYRQKNILGNLENVGYARTGQESIYNIMIMEEAQTILGLGCGAVSKLMAPGSGKLTRWPNPKDPRTYNETYRKLTEEKIRDLDQVYGFAAQESSGARV
- a CDS encoding SH3 domain-containing protein; translation: MIFRKQLLRTLLAVAFAFSIPAATVWAAGSVQVKVDDMNVRSGPSTQDQVVTTLPVNTVLPVISEKGDWINVKLPNGKTGWVAGWLVTKTAAQPTPAQAPKPQIESKTDNLNVRSGPGQNFPVVQTINPGTKFTVLERNGEWISIQLSASTKGWVAGWLVTEHNAGNAAGHQAPSTGTPAAPPSATPPAVPTAPGGSSATGQAGNAGNLLTLEDNPYVYPAPDLSLPAIGQLHSGMNITVTSKQNGWIQFPYEGIQAWIPQPGTGSAPSSGNNPGTPAPDIIDGHGNSGDSPISPAAPAQPEKPTAIVQTDDLNLRAESNTASAVLGTLKAGTTLNILEKQTDWYKVQTPDGKTGWVAGWLVTVKQPEMPAPPGPHIAVVNPDTNVRSGPGTEHEIIKQMQPGEKYPIAKREGDWFQLTFTDGSTGYVAGWLVSAVGVPAIVKSNELVGKVIVVDPGHGGSDNGATGSSFSTLEKTVNLQVGMILRHKLEAAGAKVIMTRSDDRKLTLQQRVDVAIQNNADIFVSIHHNTHPNSATNGTIIFHYNRGNSGKLASLVQNEVVKATSYKDLQARFGDYYVLRENTVTSILAEIGFLSNYNEEIKLRSEKQQELAAEGLFKGILQYFSSLNTNGG
- a CDS encoding dipeptidase, with protein sequence MTLVIDGHFDLLMDVAIQRQHGRRKVIESLYLPQFRDGGVDSVVSAIFVDSAFLPEMGLRKALQQISALYAEMDESPDKILVCKTTDDLIKAKQEGKVGFVLSLEGVEPLFNDLSMLRIFYELGVRLIGLVWSRRNFAGDGSHFSPVREGQKGGITDFGIQLVEEAEALGMVVDVSHLNDEGFWDVMKIAKKPVIASHSNCRALAASMRNLSNEQIRALAERNGVIGMNAVNFFVSEKDEEADLEHLLDHVDHIVKLVGLEHVSLGLDITDEFLKYVSPESLAAFPRKPFDVIKGHEQVPNIAIGLMKRGYKDDAIERIMGNNLLRVFREVWR
- a CDS encoding MurR/RpiR family transcriptional regulator; translated protein: MQTSTTFEELVKEKFSGLSTAQKKVAEHVISHLEKAAFSTAVQLGREVEVSETTVIRLSYALGFSSFSEMQDRIQQQFLQSTSHSYAKNLPENTTTSEETNPFAQVFENDIFILQQTLKQMNVEDIWKTAEAMIKADHVLVVGNRASFSAAHWFAFTLGNLRKNVHLCPFSGDNYEKLFNLGEQSVTLAISFPRYSKGTLQIAESAKKRGATLISVTDRVLSPVGLISDITLTTEAKFVLHTGIDTMSSVISLLHAVILGVMMKDPDGVRARLHGLEQFYANHDVFVE
- the dtd gene encoding D-aminoacyl-tRNA deacylase encodes the protein MRVVVQRAREASVTVAGEVVGEIDHGLVLLVGMTHEDTEKNVEFAAEKIANLRIFEDSEEKMNLSVLDTGGQILSVSQFTLYGDCRKGRRPNFMAAARPEHAEPLYELFNAKLREKGLRVETGRFGASMEVRLLNDGPVTLIVET
- a CDS encoding RelA/SpoT family protein, producing MSTGINEVLTKAGSYLSKADLDLITRAYQLAEKAHEGQVRKSGVPYIMHPIAVAGILAGLHMDAVTIAAGFLHDVVEDTEISLEDLQSEFGGEVALLVDGVTKLDKIKYKSKEEQLAENHRKMLVAMAQDIRVIMIKLADRLHNMRTLRHMSEEKQREISDETLEIFAPLAHRLGIASVKWELEDTSLRYLNPQQYYRIVNLMQKKRTEREAYINEAADTIKDKLKELNIEAEISGRPKHIYSIYKKMTRQNKQFNEIYDLLALRIIVNDIRDCYAVLGIVHTLWKPMPGRFKDYIAMPKANMYQSLHTTVIGPKGEPLEVQIRTWDMHQTAEIGIAAHWAYKEGRSIVQGSFAEKLGNLREIIQGGSEEAPNAQEFMESLKQDLFSDTVFVFTPKGDVVELPKGSVPLDFAYRIHSAVGNRTIGAKVNGKIVPLDYALKTGDIVEILTSKHSYGPSQDWLKIAKSAHARNKIKQWFKKEKREENVAKGQQMVESEIKSRGFEIKDAMTETNLKEAAARFNFQGQEDMFAAVGYGGITASQIVTRLIDKLKKEREELNPPPVPEFKPSPTQTVVRSESGVKVKGVDNLLVRISRCCTPVPGDQIIGFITRGRGVSVHRKDCPNVLTDECMERLIDVEWDTDFKHNYHVDIEITGQDRSGLLNDVLQVVAETKTNISAVSGKADKNRVATIHMTISISNIDHLQKVVERIKRIKDIYSVRRILST
- a CDS encoding adenine phosphoribosyltransferase, whose amino-acid sequence is MDFKSYIRVIPDFPQPGIRFKDITTLLKDGPAYKAAIEELTTFAKEVQADVIAGPEARGFVVGAPLSYALGVGFIPIRKSGKLPYESIKAEYNLEYGKDALAVHVDAIQPGQRVLIADDLLATGGTITSTIKLIEQLGGIVVGAAFFIELSYLEGRQKMGDIPVKSLVVY